CGCCGGAGAGCTTGGCGATGGGTTTCGCCCCACGCGCCGTGGCGTGCTCGGGCGATTCCAGAACCAGGAAGGCGCCGGCCGAGCCGGTCGGCACGCCCTTGGGGTCGGCCAGCACCGGCGCCCAGGGGGCGTGCATGGCGAGGCGCTTCAGGGCGAAGAGCAGCAGCATGTCGCGCCGCTCGGCATTATAGGCGCCGCCCACCAGCGCGATCTCGCTCGTGCCGGCGGCAATGCGCGACCAGCCGATGCGCACCGCGTCCGTGCCGGAGCTTTCCTCGCCCATGAAGGTGCGCGAGGAGCCGGTGACGCCGTGGACGATGGAGATGTTGCCGGCCAGCAGATTGGAGAGCTGGGCGAGGAACAGGGTCGGGCGCAGGTTCGACTGAAGCTGTTCGTTCAGGAACACGTCCGGCTTCGGCTGCTTCTCGATGTCGGTGAGGATGGCGCCGTCGACCGACTGGTCGCGCTCGCCGCCGCCCGCCGCCACCACCATGTCGGTGGTGGAGAGAATGTCCTTGTTGCCGGCGATGCCGGCGGAAACGAGGGCGAGACCGGCCGCATAGGTGCCGATGCGCTGCCACGGTTCCATCTGGCGCTGGTCGCCGCGCTTGGGGATCTGCTTGTCGAAGTCGATCTTCGCCAGCGGATGCACGACGTAGGGCAGGAAGTTGCCCTCGTCGGTAACAGGCTTCGGCGTGGCCGACAGGGCCTGCCAGTGCGCTTCCAGCCCTTCACCCAGCGACGAGACGAGCCCGATGCCGGTGATCCAGACGTCACGACGATTAGACATGCGAGAGAGTTCCTGAGCACGCCGCGGCAGCGCCGGCGACGGCCGGCGGCTCCATCGGCATGCCGATGCGCTCGGCTGTAGTAAGAAGGTAACCGCGCAGCTCCGGAGCCGGGAACGGCATGGTTTTCAGCGTGATGTCGGCGTTGCAGACGAGCTTGCCTTCGACGCGACCCTCGGCCTTGAGGCGGGCGAAGCCGGAGCCGTCATGCTCCATGCGCGCGTCCACCTCGATGACCTGGCCGGGCGTGACGAAGGTCCGCAGCTTGCCCTTGTCGACCGAGGCGAGGAACGCCATGCGGTCGTAATTATGCAGGCGGAGCAGCAGCATGCCGCAGCTCTGCGCCATGATTTCGAACAGCAGGACCCCCGGCAGAAGCGGGTGCCCGGGGAAGTGCCCCTCGAAGATCGGGCTTTCATCCGGCACGATATTCGCCGTCTTCAGGGTGCGGGCCTCGAGGTCGAGGTTCAGCACCTTGTCGATCATCTGAAAATATTCGAGCCGCATTACACCGTCCTGCCCCTACGTCGCGATGCCGCCATCAGGCGGACTTGGCGGCGATCAGCTCGTCGATGCGCGCGCAAAGGTTCTTGAGCACGAAATACTGCTCGGTCGTCGCCTTGCCTTCGTTGACTTCCTGCGTCCAGCTCTCGAGCGGGAGCTTGATGCCGAACGCCTTGTCGATGGCGAAGGCGATGTCCAGGAAGTCCAGGCTGTCGATGCCGAGATCGTCGATGGCGTGGCTCTCCGGCGTGATGTTCTCGCGCGGGATGTCGCACGTCTCGGCGATGATGTTGGCGACGGTCTCGAACGTGGTCGACATGGAAAGCCTCTGGTCTCGGCGGCCGCGTCCGGCCACGGTTGAATCGGAGCGTCTCCCGGCACGGCTGTGACGGCAGGCCCCCAAATGGATGTCGGCCCGTATACCTAAGCGCGGACGGCTATTCAATGGCAGCGGCGCGGCAATCCTCGGCTGTGTGACATCCGCGCCCGCCGCGCCGCGCGCGAGGGTTGGCCCCGCGCCGGTGGACAGGGGCGCGATGAGGGGCCGGCGAGCAGCCGGTGAATGGTTGACGTCATGGCCCGGACGCGGATTTCGGCCTATCGTGACGTCACCCGCCGGGGCGGGATCTTTCGAGGTGGTGCTATGGGTGGCGTGCGGTTGGCTTTTTCCTCTCTCGGGCGCGCCGTCGCCGCGTCGTCGCTGGTTCTGGCGCTGATGCTCGCGCCGGCCATGGCGCAGAACGTGCTGCCGGCGGCCAAGCCGGCCGCTCAGGCCACCAAGCCAGCCGCCCAGGCGGGCAAGCCCTCGGCGACCGGCGCGGCCGCGACCGTCGGAGCCCCGGCGCAGGACGCGCTGCCCAAGACCTTTACCCGGCAGGATCTTGTCGAGGCCGCGCGCCGGCTGCAGGCGCTGCTCGACCGCGAGCGCGGGCCGTTGCCCAAGCCCGCCGCGCAGCTGCGCAAGGACGCCGATGCCGCGCTGGCGGCGGGGGATGCGCGCACCGCGACCGATCTTTACGGCCAGCTCGCCCATGCCGCCGGCAACGATGCCGGCGCGTGGCTGCGGCTCTCGCGGGCGCTGGCGCGCATCAAGCCGAATGACGACGAGAGCGGCGACGTGTTCCTGGAGCGGGCGCAGGGCGCGGCGTTCCTCGCCTATCGCAACGCCACGACCCGCGCGCAGCAGGCGGACGCGCTGTTCGCCATCGGCCATCTCTACGACCAGCGCCAGCTCTGGCGCGCGGCACTCGACACGCTCACCCTCGCGCTGACCTACGCCAACGTTCCCGATCAGCGGGCCTTCTACGACAAGTTGCGCGCCGAGCGCGGCTTCCGCATGCTCGACTACAGCGTCGATTCGGACGCGGCGAGCCCGCGCATCTGCGTGCAGTTTTCCGAGCCGCTGGCCAAGGCGACGGACTATGCCGCCTATGTCACGCTGAAGGGCCCGCAGGGCGTGGTCGACAAGCCGGCGGTGTCCTTCGAGGACAGCCAGCTTTGCGTCGAGGGGCTGAAGCATGGCGAGAGCTATGATGTCGGCCTGCGCCAGGGCCTGCCCTCCAGCATCGCGAGCGAGCCGCTGGCCGCCGCGGCCGACCTCACCATCTATGTGCGTGACCGCAAGCCGGGCGTGCGCTTCACCGGGCGCAATTACGTGCTGCCGCGCACCGGCCCGCGCGGCATTCCGCTGGTGAGCGTCAACACCTCGGTTGTCGGCGTCGAGCTCTATCGCATCGGCGACCGGAGCCTCATTCCCACCGCCATTGATGGCGAGTTCCGCCGCGATCTCGCGGGCTATGATCTGGAGCGGCTGAAGTCCGGCCGGGCCGAGCTGGTCTTCAAGGGCGAGCTGGAGACCGCGTCGCCGCTCAATGAGGACGTCACCACCGCCTTCCCGGTGGATGAGGCCGCGCCGACGCTGGCGCCCGGCGTCTATGTGCTCGCCGCCCGCCCGGCCGGTTCCGCCGCCGACCCGAGCGACGAATGGGGTACGAGGGCGACGCAGTGGTTCGTCGTCTCCGATCTCGGCATGACCGCGCTGTCCGGCTCGACCGGCCTCACCGTGATGGTGCGCGCGCTCGGCACCGCCCAGCCGCTGGCCGATGTCGAGCTGCGCCTGCTCGCCAAGTCCAACGAGGTGCTGGCGACCGCGACCACCGACGCCACTGGCGGCGCCGCCTTCGCGCCGGGCGTGATGCGTGGCACTGACGGTTTCGCCCCGGCCGTGCTTGTCGCCCGCGCCAAGGATGGCGACTACGCCTTCCTGTCGCTGGAAGATCAGGCCTTCGATCTCACCGATCGCGGCGTCGGTGGCCGGGCGGCGCCGGACAAGATGGACGCCTTCCTCACCACCGAGCGCGGGGTCTACCGCTCCGGCGAGGAGGTGCATCTCACCGCGCTGCTGCGTAACCCGCAGGTGGAGGCGGTGGCTGGCGTGCCGCTGACGCTCATGCTCAAGCGGCCCGATGGTGTCGAGGAGCGCCGCGTCGTCGCCGAGGATGCCGGCGCCGGCGGGCGCGCGGTCGTCTTCCCGCTGATGAGCGGCGCGATGACCGGGGTGTGGCGGATCGAGGCCTATGTCGACCCGCGCGGCAAGCCCGTGGGCGAGACGACGTTCCTGCTCGAAGACTATGTGCCGGAGCGGCTGGCGCTCGACCTCTCCAGCACCACGACCCGCATCGCCCCAAAAACGCCGGTGACGGTGGATGCCAGCGGGCGCTGGCTGTTCGGCCCCCCGGCCGCCGGGCTGGAAATCGCCGGCGAGATCGAGGTGCGCGTCGCCAAGGAGCGCCCGAACCTGCCGGGCTGGCAGTTCGGCCGCCCCGATGACGGCTTCGCGCCGGTGCGCGCGGCGCTGCCGGACCTCGCCACCACCGATGCCGCCGGCAAGGCGCGGCTCTCCGCCCTGCTGCCGACCCTGCCGCCAACCGCCCGTCCGCTGGAGGCGGAAATCTTCGTCAGCCTGGAGGAAGGCGGCGGGCGCGCGGTGCGCCGCTCGCTGGTGATTCCGGTCGAGCCGGCGCCGCTGGTTTTGGGCGTGAAGCCTCTTTTCGGGCCGAGCGGGCCGGGCGAGAACGCCAATGCGAGCTTCGAGGTGCAGGCCTTTGATGCGGCGGGCGCCTCTGTGGCGAGGCCCGGCGCGAGCTGGGCGCTCTACCGCATCGAGACCCGCTATCAATGGTATCGCCTGGGCGGCAGTTGGGATTTCGAGCCGGTGCAGTCGGTCGCCAAGGTGGCCGATGGCAAGCTCGATCTCGGCAGCGCACCGGCGCGGCTCGACGTGCCGGTCGGCTGGGGCCGCTACCGGCTGGAAGTGAGCGATGGCAGCCTCGTCACCGCCGTGCCCTTCGAGGCCGGCTGGGGCGGCGGGGCGACGGCCGACGCGCCGGACAGGCTGGAGGTTAGTCTCGACAAGAAGCAGTACGCCGCTGGCGAGACGCTGAAGGTGAACCTCGCGAGCCGCCATGCCGGTTCCGCCACCGTGCTGATCGTCGGCGACGGCGTCTTCGCCGCGAAGACGCTCGACGTGCCGGCCGGCGCCAGCACGGTGGACTTCCCCGTCGCGGCGGGCTGGGGACCGGGCGCTTATGCGCTCGCCTTCCTGCACCGCCCGCTCGATGTGGCGGCCGGCCGCAACCCCGGCCGGGCCATCGGCCTTGCCTGGTTCGGCGTCGACCAGTCCGCGCGCCGGCTGGAGGTGAAGCTCGACGCCCCGACGCTGGTGCGGCCGGAGACGACGCTCTCGGTTCCCGTCACCGTCGCCGGGGCCGGGAACGGCGAAGCCTTCGTCACGCTGGCGCTGGTCGATGTCGGCATTCTCAACCTCACCCGCTTCGAGGCGCCGGACCCGGATGGCTTCTATCTCGGCCAGCGCGCGCTGGGCACGGAGGTGCGCGACTTCTACGGCCAGTTGATCGACGGCATGCTTGGTTCGCGCGGCCGCCTGCGCGCCGGTGGCGACGCGATGGACGCGGGCCTTCAGGCCGAGCCGCCGACACAGCCGCCGCTCGCTCTGTTCGCCGGCCCGGTGAAGCTGGACGCGGAAGGGCGCGGCACCATCGACTTCGCCATTCCCCCCTTTGACGGCACGGGCCGGCTGATGGCGGTGGCGTGGTCCGCGGCTGCCGTCGGCCATGCCTCGGCCGATGTCATCATCCGCGACCCGGTGGTGCTCACCGCGACGCTGCCGCGCTTCCTCGCCGCCGGTGACCGCTCGACGCTCAATCTCGCCTTGGCCAATGTCGATGGCGAGGCCGGCGACTATGCGCTCGATGTGGTGACGGAAGGCCCGATCACGGTGCCGAGCGCGCCCAAGACCATCCCGCTCGCCAAGGGCGCGCGGCAGGCCTTCAATGTCGCGCTGAACGGCACGGGGATTGGCGAGGCGAAGCTGTCGCTGCGGCTTTCCGGTCCCGGCGGCCTCAGCGTTACCCGCGACTACCGGCTGAATGTGCGCCCGGCCTATCCGGCGATCTCGCGCCGGACGGTGGAGGCCATCGCGCCCGGCGCTTCGCTGACGCTGAGCCGCGATCTCGTGGCCGATCTCGTGCCGGGCACGGGCGGCGTCACCGTCTTCGCCGGACCCGACCCGGCGCTCGACGTGCCCGCGCTGCTCGGCGCGCTCGACCGCTACCCCTTCGCCTGCTCCGAACAGCTCACCAGCCGCGCCCTCCCGCTGCTCTATCTCAGCGATTTCGGCACGGCCGAGCGGTTCCGCCTGAAGGACCCGGCGGAAACCATCCGCGACGCCATCGCCCGGCTGATCGCCCGGCAGGGCTCGGACGGTTCCTTCGGCCTGTGGAGCGCGGGCGGCAATGACCTCTGGCTTGACGCCTATGTCAGCGACTTCCTCACCCGTGCCCGCGAAAAGGGCCACAAGGTGCCGGAGCAGCCCTTCACCATGGCGCTCGACCGGCTGCGCAACGCGGTGGCCTATGCCAGCGAGGGCGCGACCGATGACGGCACCGCCTATGCCATCTATGTGCTCGCCCGCAATGGCCGTGCCCCGCTCGGCGATCTGCGCTACGTCGCCGATGCCAAGCTCGAGGACGTACAGAGCCCGCTGGCGCGCGGCCAGATTGGCGCGGCGCTCGCCATGCTCGGCGACAAGACCCGCGCCGAGCGGGTGTTCGGGGCGGCGCTGGAACTGCTGCCGGACGCGCCGGAGACGCTGACCTCCGGGCGCGCCGATTTCGGCTCGATCCTGCGCGACGCGGCGGGCGTGGCGACGCTGGCCTCGGAAGCCGGCTTCACCGGCACGGCGCGCACCGCGCGGTCCCGGCTCGCCACCGCCTTCGTCGATGCCGGGCCGACCTCGACGCAGGAAGATGCCTGGCTGCTGCTCGCCGCCCGCGCCGCGCGCGAGGGCAAGGGGCTGGCGGTGGAGGTCGATGGGCGCCTCACCAGCGGCATCTATGAGCGCACGCTCACCCCGGCCGAGCTGGCGACGCCGATCAAGCTGACCAATCGCGGCACGGCGCCGCTTGATGTCGCGGTGTCCATCGACGGCCCGCCCGCGACCCCCGAGTCCGCCTCGGCCGAGGGTTTCGCGCTCACCCGTAGCTATTTCACGCTGGACGGCACGCCGGTGGACCCGGCCAAGGTGGCGCAGAACACAAGGCTCGTCGTGGTACTGGATGCGAGCGAGGATGAGGCGGCGCCGAGCCATGTGCTGCTGGTGGATTATCTGCCGGCCGGTTTCGAGATCGACAATCCGGCCCTCGCCGTTGGCGCCGACACCGGCACGCTCGCCTGGATCGGCGAGACCTCGGACCCCGCCCATACCGAGTTCCGCGACGCCTTCTTCGCCGCTGCCTTCGACCTGACGCAGGAAGGCGAGGAACCGCAGAGCCTGCGCGTCGCCTATATAGTGCGCGCCGTCTCGCCCGGCAGCTATGCCCACCCGCCGGCCATCGTCGAGGACATGTACCGGCCGGGCCGCTATGCCCGCACCGAGCCCGGCAAGGTCGAGGTGACGGGGGCGGCACGGTGATGAGGTGCGCCGTCCGACGTCGGCTGGCGCGCGGGGCGGGCATTGCCCTGCTCGGCGGGATCCTGCTGTCTGGCGGCACCTATGCCTGGGTGGTCGGCGTGCGGGCGGCGGCGCCTCCGGTGGCGTCAATCGCGACCTCCGTGGAGGTGCTGGACCGCGAGTGGCGGCTTCTGCGCCCCTTCGCCCTGCCGGACGGCCGCTGGCGGCTGGCCGCGATGCCCGGCGATGTCGACCGGCGCTATCTCGACATGCTCGTCGCCTATGAGGACCGGCGCTTCTACCAGCATGTCGGCGTCGA
Above is a window of Ancylobacter sp. WKF20 DNA encoding:
- a CDS encoding alpha-2-macroglobulin, which encodes MRLAFSSLGRAVAASSLVLALMLAPAMAQNVLPAAKPAAQATKPAAQAGKPSATGAAATVGAPAQDALPKTFTRQDLVEAARRLQALLDRERGPLPKPAAQLRKDADAALAAGDARTATDLYGQLAHAAGNDAGAWLRLSRALARIKPNDDESGDVFLERAQGAAFLAYRNATTRAQQADALFAIGHLYDQRQLWRAALDTLTLALTYANVPDQRAFYDKLRAERGFRMLDYSVDSDAASPRICVQFSEPLAKATDYAAYVTLKGPQGVVDKPAVSFEDSQLCVEGLKHGESYDVGLRQGLPSSIASEPLAAAADLTIYVRDRKPGVRFTGRNYVLPRTGPRGIPLVSVNTSVVGVELYRIGDRSLIPTAIDGEFRRDLAGYDLERLKSGRAELVFKGELETASPLNEDVTTAFPVDEAAPTLAPGVYVLAARPAGSAADPSDEWGTRATQWFVVSDLGMTALSGSTGLTVMVRALGTAQPLADVELRLLAKSNEVLATATTDATGGAAFAPGVMRGTDGFAPAVLVARAKDGDYAFLSLEDQAFDLTDRGVGGRAAPDKMDAFLTTERGVYRSGEEVHLTALLRNPQVEAVAGVPLTLMLKRPDGVEERRVVAEDAGAGGRAVVFPLMSGAMTGVWRIEAYVDPRGKPVGETTFLLEDYVPERLALDLSSTTTRIAPKTPVTVDASGRWLFGPPAAGLEIAGEIEVRVAKERPNLPGWQFGRPDDGFAPVRAALPDLATTDAAGKARLSALLPTLPPTARPLEAEIFVSLEEGGGRAVRRSLVIPVEPAPLVLGVKPLFGPSGPGENANASFEVQAFDAAGASVARPGASWALYRIETRYQWYRLGGSWDFEPVQSVAKVADGKLDLGSAPARLDVPVGWGRYRLEVSDGSLVTAVPFEAGWGGGATADAPDRLEVSLDKKQYAAGETLKVNLASRHAGSATVLIVGDGVFAAKTLDVPAGASTVDFPVAAGWGPGAYALAFLHRPLDVAAGRNPGRAIGLAWFGVDQSARRLEVKLDAPTLVRPETTLSVPVTVAGAGNGEAFVTLALVDVGILNLTRFEAPDPDGFYLGQRALGTEVRDFYGQLIDGMLGSRGRLRAGGDAMDAGLQAEPPTQPPLALFAGPVKLDAEGRGTIDFAIPPFDGTGRLMAVAWSAAAVGHASADVIIRDPVVLTATLPRFLAAGDRSTLNLALANVDGEAGDYALDVVTEGPITVPSAPKTIPLAKGARQAFNVALNGTGIGEAKLSLRLSGPGGLSVTRDYRLNVRPAYPAISRRTVEAIAPGASLTLSRDLVADLVPGTGGVTVFAGPDPALDVPALLGALDRYPFACSEQLTSRALPLLYLSDFGTAERFRLKDPAETIRDAIARLIARQGSDGSFGLWSAGGNDLWLDAYVSDFLTRAREKGHKVPEQPFTMALDRLRNAVAYASEGATDDGTAYAIYVLARNGRAPLGDLRYVADAKLEDVQSPLARGQIGAALAMLGDKTRAERVFGAALELLPDAPETLTSGRADFGSILRDAAGVATLASEAGFTGTARTARSRLATAFVDAGPTSTQEDAWLLLAARAAREGKGLAVEVDGRLTSGIYERTLTPAELATPIKLTNRGTAPLDVAVSIDGPPATPESASAEGFALTRSYFTLDGTPVDPAKVAQNTRLVVVLDASEDEAAPSHVLLVDYLPAGFEIDNPALAVGADTGTLAWIGETSDPAHTEFRDAFFAAAFDLTQEGEEPQSLRVAYIVRAVSPGSYAHPPAIVEDMYRPGRYARTEPGKVEVTGAAR
- a CDS encoding beta-hydroxyacyl-ACP dehydratase, which gives rise to MRLEYFQMIDKVLNLDLEARTLKTANIVPDESPIFEGHFPGHPLLPGVLLFEIMAQSCGMLLLRLHNYDRMAFLASVDKGKLRTFVTPGQVIEVDARMEHDGSGFARLKAEGRVEGKLVCNADITLKTMPFPAPELRGYLLTTAERIGMPMEPPAVAGAAAACSGTLSHV
- a CDS encoding acyl carrier protein, which encodes MSTTFETVANIIAETCDIPRENITPESHAIDDLGIDSLDFLDIAFAIDKAFGIKLPLESWTQEVNEGKATTEQYFVLKNLCARIDELIAAKSA
- a CDS encoding beta-ketoacyl-ACP synthase, with the translated sequence MSNRRDVWITGIGLVSSLGEGLEAHWQALSATPKPVTDEGNFLPYVVHPLAKIDFDKQIPKRGDQRQMEPWQRIGTYAAGLALVSAGIAGNKDILSTTDMVVAAGGGERDQSVDGAILTDIEKQPKPDVFLNEQLQSNLRPTLFLAQLSNLLAGNISIVHGVTGSSRTFMGEESSGTDAVRIGWSRIAAGTSEIALVGGAYNAERRDMLLLFALKRLAMHAPWAPVLADPKGVPTGSAGAFLVLESPEHATARGAKPIAKLSGVWSERARRNDPAAVAAVLESLINEAKGADVSGTAILSAASGAPEPTRAEVDVLTRSGLPVRSVTDRVGHGLEAQMPVALALASLAVSEGQLFAPLPGETLEKPFDGPLSRAIVTAVGHWRGEGVALVERVD